From Vitis vinifera cultivar Pinot Noir 40024 chromosome 14, ASM3070453v1, a single genomic window includes:
- the LOC109123803 gene encoding UDP-glycosyltransferase 90A1, with protein sequence MDKVREMVMDSASSSRPHMVLFPFMSKGHTIPILHLASLLLHRRVAVTIFTTPANRPFISQYLAGSEASIVELPFPEQVAGVPAGVESTDKLPSMSLFPPFAQATKLLQPHFERELENLQPVTCMISDGFLGWTQYSASKFGIPRLVFYGFSSYAMTLSRFVSVNGLLIGPEPDDEPFTVPEFPWIRLTKNDFEPYLRETSGAQTDFLMEMTKSTSESNGLVINSFHEIDSVFLDYWNREFKDPKGWCIGPLCLVEPPMVELQPHEKPAWVQWLDLKLAQGNPVLYVAFGSQADISAEQLQEIATGLEESKANFLWVKRQKESEIGDGFEERVKDRGIVVKEWVDQRQILNHRSVQGFLSHCGWNSVLESICAAVPILAWPMMAEQHLNARNVVEEMKVGLRVETTDGSVRGFVKKEGLEKMVKELMEGEMGKQVREKVKEVAETAKTAMKEGGSSWQTLNLLIDETCNKTSAENVVV encoded by the coding sequence ATGGACAAGGTAAGGGAGATGGTCATGGACTCTGCTTCTTCTTCACGCCCTCATATGGTATTGTTTCCCTTCATGTCCAAAGGCCACACCATCCCTATTCTCCACCTCGCTTCCCTCCTTCTCCACCGTCGCGTCGCTGTCACCATCTTCACCACGCCGGCTAACCGTCCCTTCATCTCTCAGTATCTCGCTGGCTCCGAAGCCTCCATCGTTGAACTTCCCTTCCCGGAACAAGTTGCAGGAGTACCCGCCGGCGTGGAGAGCACCGATAAGCTGCCGTCAATGTCCCTCTTTCCCCCATTTGCTCAAGCCACAAAGCTTCTCCAACCCCACTTCGAACGTGAGCTGGAGAATCTCCAACCAGTCACCTGCATGATATCGGATGGATTCCTTGGATGGACTCAGTATTCCGCTTCGAAATTCGGTATTCCGCGGTTGGTGTTCTATGGTTTTAGCAGCTACGCCATGACTCTGTCCAGATTTGTGTCCGTGAATGGTCTCCTCATCGGACCTGAACCAGATGACGAGCCATTCACCGTGCCCGAATTTCCATGGATCAGGCTCACCAAAAACGACTTCGAGCCATATTTACGAGAGACAAGTGGTGCGCAAACCGACTTCTTGATGGAAATGACCAAATCAACATCGGAAAGCAATGGTCTGGTCATCAACAGCTTCCATGAGATTGATTCTGTATTCTTGGATTACTGGAATCGGGAGTTCAAAGATCCAAAAGGCTGGTGCATTGGACCACTGTGCTTGGTTGAGCCACCCATGGTCGAACTCCAACCCCATGAAAAGCCGGCATGGGTGCAGTGGCTAGACTTAAAGCTAGCCCAGGGAAACCCAGTTCTGTACGTGGCATTCGGGTCCCAAGCAGACATCTCAGCAGAACAACTCCAAGAGATAGCAACCGGGTTGGAAGAATCAAAGGCAAACTTTTTATGGGTAAAGAGACAAAAAGAGTCCGAGATCGGGGATGGATTTGAAGAGAGAGTGAAGGACAGAGGAATCGTAGTGAAAGAGTGGGTCGACCAGAGGCAGATTCTGAATCACAGATCGGTACAAGGGTTTCTGAGTCACTGCGGGTGGAACTCGGTGCTGGAGAGCATATGCGCGGCAGTGCCGATCCTGGCATGGCCGATGATGGCGGAGCAGCACCTGAACGCGAGGAATGTGGTGGAGGAGATGAAGGTGGGTCTGAGAGTAGAAACCACAGATGGGTCGGTGAGAGGGTTTGTGAAGAAAGAAGGATTAGAGAAAATGGTGAAAGAGCTGATGGAAGGAGAAATGGGAAAACAAGTGAGGGAGAAGGTGAAGGAGGTTGCAGAGACTGCGAAGACCGCCATGAAAGAGGGTGGGTCGTCGTGGCAAACGCTAAACCTGCTTATTGATGAAACGTGCAACAAAACCAGTGCTGAAAACGTCGTCGTTTGA
- the LOC100247319 gene encoding UDP-glycosyltransferase 90A1, with translation MDYSSSTSYRPHMILFPFMSKGHTIPMLHLASLLLHRRIPVTFFTTPANRPFISQYLAGSEASIVELPFPEQVAGVPAGVESTDKLPSMSLFLPFAQATKLLQPHFERELENLQPVTCMISDGFLWWTQYSALKFGIPRLVFYCISSYAMTLSRLVYVNGLLIGPESDDEPFSVPEFPWIRLTKNDFEPSFGETSGAQTDFFMETAKSTSESSGLVINSFCEIDSVFLDYWNRKFKDPKGWCIGPLCLVEPPRVELQPHEKPAWVEWLDLKLAQGNPVLYVAFGSQADISAEQLQEMATGLEESKANFLWVKRQKESKIGDGFEERVKDRGIVVKEWVDQRQILSHRSVQGFLSHCGWNSVLESICAAVPILAWPMMAEQHLNARNVVEEMKVGLRVETTDGSVRGFVKKEGLEKMVKELMEGDMGKQVRKKVKEVAEAAKTAMEEGGSSWQTLNVLIGETCKKTSVGNDVV, from the coding sequence ATGGACTATTCTTCATCCACTTCTTATCGTCCTCATATGATACTGTTTCCCTTCATGTCCAAAGGCCACACCATCCCCATGCTCCACCTCGCTTCCCTCCTCCTCCACCGCCGCATCCCTGTCACCTTCTTCACCACTCCAGCAAACCGTCCCTTCATCTCTCAGTATCTCGCTGGCTCCGAAGCCTCCATCGTTGAACTTCCCTTCCCGGAACAAGTTGCAGGAGTGCCCGCCGGCGTGGAGAGCACCGATAAGCTGCCGTCAATGTCCCTCTTTCTCCCATTTGCTCAAGCCACAAAGCTTCTCCAACCCCACTTCGAACGTGAGCTGGAGAATCTCCAACCAGTCACCTGCATGATATCGGATGGATTCCTTTGGTGGACTCAGTATTCCGCTTTGAAATTCGGTATTCCGCGGTTGGTGTTCTATTGTATTAGCAGCTATGCCATGACTCTGTCCAGACTTGTGTATGTGAATGGTCTCCTCATCGGACCTGAATCAGATGACGAGCCATTCTCCGTGCCCGAATTTCCATGGATCAGGCTCACCAAAAACGACTTCGAGCCATCTTTCGGAGAGACAAGTGGTGCGCAAACCGACTTCTTCATGGAAACGGCTAAATCAACATCGGAAAGCAGTGGTCTGGTCATCAACAGCTTCTGTGAGATTGATTCTGTATTCTTGGATTACTGGAATCGGAAGTTCAAAGATCCAAAAGGCTGGTGCATTGGACCACTGTGCTTGGTTGAGCCACCCAGGGTCGAACTCCAACCCCATGAAAAGCCCGCATGGGTGGAGTGGCTAGACTTAAAGCTAGCCCAGGGAAACCCAGTTCTGTACGTGGCATTCGGGTCCCAAGCAGACATCTCAGCAGAACAACTCCAAGAGATGGCAACCGGGTTGGAAGAATCAAAGGCAAACTTTTTATGGGTAAAGAGACAAAAAGAGTCCAAGATCGGAGATGGATTTGAAGAGAGAGTGAAGGACAGAGGAATCGTAGTGAAAGAGTGGGTCGACCAGAGGCAGATTCTGAGTCACAGATCGGTACAAGGGTTTCTGAGTCACTGCGGGTGGAACTCGGTGCTGGAGAGCATATGCGCGGCAGTGCCGATACTGGCATGGCCGATGATGGCGGAGCAGCACCTGAACGCGAGGAATGTGGTGGAGGAGATGAAGGTGGGTCTGAGAGTAGAAACCACAGATGGGTCGGTGAGAGGGTTTGTGAAGAAAGAAGGGTTAGAGAAAATGGTGAAAGAGTTGATGGAAGGAGATATGGGAAAACAAGTGAGGAAGAAGGTGAAGGAGGTTGCAGAGGCGGCGAAGACAGCCATGGAAGAGGGCGGGTCATCGTGGCAAACGCTAAACGTTCTTATCGGTGAGACGTGCAAGAAAACCAGTGTTggaaacgacgtcgtttga